The genomic region CAAGCTGTAAATCTTCCAAGCGCTGCCGGCGCATTGTTAAATGGCAGCTCACCAGAGTGAATGCTGGCTGAATATCAAAATATAATTCGGTTCGATCAATCGTATAGGCAGGCGGCTGATAATCGCTCAAATACTTAATTTCGGGTTGAGTCGCGGCGCTGGCTTCTTTCATACTAATCCTCAAGCACAGATAAATTTAGCTGATAGCCTGAATATTTTCGCATATTTATTACCCCGCTATCTAAGATCAGGTACTGCCCTTTTATACCCATCAACTTGCCGACAAGCTCAGGGTTTTTATCCAAATTAAAGGACACCACCTTCGTTGGGTATTGCTCGACTGGAAAACTAATCTCGGTCGGCTCAGCATCTAAAATTCGGCTGATCGCTTGCAGCCCATACTTATCTTCAAGTGCTTGCAAGTCAGCCGCCGCAAGATCAAATAAGCGGTCTCGCTCAGCTCGCATATCGAGGATGTCTACCTCGTTTTTTAACATTTTTCGCCAGTTAGTCTTATCAGCGGTGTATTGCTTAAAAACAACCTCGCATAATCCTGACAGCTGTCGCGTGCTAACCCTTAAAATGGGTAGGGCTTGAATCGCACCTTGATCAATCCAGCGAGTGGGAATTTGCGAGCCACGGGTAATACCCACCTTAAGACCCGAGGAGTTAGCCAAATAGACATAATGATCAACAAAGCAGTTTTGCTCTGCCCAATCAGGTTCGCGACAGCTGCCCT from Pseudomonadales bacterium harbors:
- a CDS encoding DUF2797 domain-containing protein — encoded protein: MLASGNINKMHTEWLPDQVQYHLPIGDQLVDINALIGRTIHIDYQQQINCQHCGRKTKKSFNQGYCYPCFSKLARCDSCIVSPEKCHFEQGSCREPDWAEQNCFVDHYVYLANSSGLKVGITRGSQIPTRWIDQGAIQALPILRVSTRQLSGLCEVVFKQYTADKTNWRKMLKNEVDILDMRAERDRLFDLAAADLQALEDKYGLQAISRILDAEPTEISFPVEQYPTKVVSFNLDKNPELVGKLMGIKGQYLILDSGVINMRKYSGYQLNLSVLED